Proteins encoded together in one Triticum dicoccoides isolate Atlit2015 ecotype Zavitan chromosome 7B, WEW_v2.0, whole genome shotgun sequence window:
- the LOC119336116 gene encoding very-long-chain 3-oxoacyl-CoA reductase 1-like: MGGADTLLWQEPWFVSLAVLGALYTAAVVLRLLSHLALLLRRPRDLRRRYGAWAVVTGPTSGIGQSMALELARLGLNLVLVGRDPAKLKDISETISKTRAVQTKTVVFDLALVATPQGDEAVRRLREAVEGLDVGVLVNNAGVAKPCALYVHEVDVEAWVRMMRVNLWALTEVTAAVLPGMVQRGRGAVVNIGSGSSEAIPSFPLYTIYAASKRYVAQFCRSLYVEYRSKGIDVQCQAPLLVQTKMTSIVAGPGKRRRCLLQRLHVPTSEEYARAAARWIGHGPLCMPNLGHRLQWRLCRVVPDRLLDAQRLRENLRQRAVFQRLRSPRAPSHANGGEQS, translated from the exons ATGGGCGGCGCCGACACCCTcctctggcaggagccatggttcgtcTCCCTGGCCGTCCTCGGCGCACTGTACACAGCGGCTGTCGTGCTACGCCTCCTCTCACACCTCGCCCTCCTCCTGCGCCGGCCGAGGGACCTCCGCCGCCGCTACGGGGCGTGGGCCGTCGTGACCGGCCCCACGTCCGGCATCGGCCAGTCCATGGCCCTGGAGCTCGCGCGCTTGGGCCTCAACCTCGTCCTCGTCGGCCGCGACCCCGCCAAGCTCAAGGACATCTCCGAGACCATCTCCAAGACCCGCGCCGTGCAGACCAAGACCGTCGTCTTCGACCTCGCGCTCGTCGCCACCCCTCAAG GGGACGAGGCGGTGCGGCGGCTCCGGGAGGCCGTGGAGGGGCTGGACGTGGGGGTGCTGGTGAACAACGCCGGGGTGGCCAAGCCATGCGCGCTGTACGTGCACGAGGTGGACGTGGAGGCGTGGGTCCGGATGATGCGGGTGAATCTGTGGGCGCTGACGGAGGTGACGGCCGCCGTGCTGCCGGGGATGGTGCAGCGGGGCAGGGGCGCCGTCGTCAACATAGGCTCCGGGTCGTCGGAGGccatcccttccttccccctctacaCCATCTACGCCGCTTCCAAACG GTACGTTGCTCAGTTCTGCCGGAGCCTCTACGTGGAGTACAGAAGCAAAGGGATCGATGTGCAATGCCAG GCCCCGCTGTTGGTGCAGACGAAGATGACGTCGATAGTCGCGGGGCCCGGCAAGCGACGCCGTTGCCTGCTGCAGCGGCTCCACGTGCCGACGTCGGAGGAGTACGCGCgcgcggcggcgcgctggatcgggCACGGCCCGCTCTGCATGCCCAACCTGGGCCACCGGCTCCAGTGGCGCCTCTGCCGCGTCGTGCCGGACCGGCTCCTCGACGCGCAGCGCCTGCGCGAGAACCTGCGGCAGAGGGCCGTCTTCCAGCGGCTCCGGTCGCCGAGGGCGCCGTCCCACGCCAACGGCGGCGAGCAGAGCTAG
- the LOC119340203 gene encoding very-long-chain 3-oxoacyl-CoA reductase 1-like: MMCGDALLRQEPWFISLATVGALYSAAVVLRILSHLALLLRRPTDLRRRYGAWAVVTGPTSGIGESLALELARRGLNLVLVGRDPAKLQDISETISRTRAVQTKTVVFDLSLVATPQGEEAMRRLQEAVEGLDVGLLVNNAGVAKPCAVYLHEMDVEAWMRMVRVNLWALTEVTAAVLPGMVQRGRGAVVNIGSGSSEAIPSFPLYSVYAASKRYVAQFSRSLYVEYRSKGIDVQCQVPLFVETKMTWRAGKHGKRGPLSRLVMPTSDAYARAAACWIGHGPLCMPNLVHRLQWYLCRVAPDRLLDALRLRENLRQRAVFQRLRSPRAPPHANGGKQS; encoded by the exons ATGATGTGCGGCGACGCTCTCCTTCGGCAAGAGCCATGGTTCATCTCCCTGGCCACCGTCGGCGCTCTGTACTCAGCAGCCGTGGTGCTCCGCATCCTTTCACACCTCGCCCTCCTCCTGCGCCGGCCGACGGACCTCCGCCGCCGCTATGGGGCATGGGCCGTCGTGACCGGTCCAACGTCCGGCATCGGCGAATCCTTGGCACTGGAGCTCGCGCGCAGGGGCCTCAACCTCGTCCTCGTCGGCCGCGACCCCGCCAAGCTCCAGGACATCTCCGAGACGATCTCCAGGACCCGCGCCGTGCAGACCAAGACCGTCGTGTTCGACCTCTCCCTCGTCGCCACACCTCAAG GGGAGGAGGCGATGCGGCGGCTCCAGGAGGCCGTGGAGGGGCTGGACGTGGGGCTGCTGGTGAACAACGCCGGGGTGGCCAAGCCATGCGCGGTGTACCTGCACGAGATGGACGTGGAGGCGTGGATGCGGATGGTACGGGTGAACCTGTGGGCGCTGACGGAGGTGACGGCTGCGGTGCTGCCGGGGATGGTGCAGCGGGGCAGGGGCGCCGTCGTCAACATCGGCTCCGGGTCGTCGGAGGCCATCCCTTCCTTCCCGCTCTACTCCGTCTACGCCGCTTCCAAACG GTATGTTGCGCAGTTCTCCAGGAGCCTTTACGTCGAGTACAGAAGCAAAGGGATCGACGTGCAATGCCAG GTCCCGCTGTTCGTGGAGACGAAGATGACGTGGAGAGCCGGGAAGCACGGCAAGCGAGGCCCGCTGTCGCGGCTGGTCATGCCGACGTCGGatgcgtacgcgcgggcggccgcgTGCTGGATCGGGCACGGCCCCCTCTGCATGCCCAACCTGGTCCACCGGCTCCAGTGGTACCTCTGCCGCGTCGCGCCGGACCGGCTCCTCGACGCGCTGCGCCTGCGCGAGAACCTGCGGCAGAGGGCCGTCTTCCAGCGGCTcaggtcgccgagggcgccgccgcACGCCAACGGCGGCAAGCAGAGCTAG